A stretch of Besnoitia besnoiti strain Bb-Ger1 chromosome V, whole genome shotgun sequence DNA encodes these proteins:
- a CDS encoding hypothetical protein (encoded by transcript BESB_060350): MTILHFAACSVCCFGPNYAIYKGTEVSEQAGTMSLIAFSSVAYLLTQLLKSLIVASLVPATCHSYFVCEALTQVLLGALELMGLYFVVRHRTALAFDADSRLLSVGLGWSFAHSLFTNLLPVIASARTAAFHWKFFYGALSANVSTVSLMALTVLVFLATRRKQAQATATTASALAAVLLLFPFVSSRLVLGNTPATGPAGSPAWWALLVLQAAVAAAVAFAALQMYRPRANKSSSGPTAGAPMSSQSQGSGSSIKQE, translated from the exons ACAATACTCCATTTTGCAGCTtgcagcgtctgctgcttcgGCCCGAACTACGCGATCTACAAAGGCACGGAGGT GTCCGAGCAGGCAGGCACTATGTCGCTGATTGCTTTCTCATCCGTCGCGTACCTCCTCACTCAGCTTCTCAAA AGCTTGATTGTCGCCTCGCTGGTGCCCGCCACCTGTCACTCTTACTTCGTCTGCGAG GCCCTGACGCAGGTTCTACTGGGCGCGTTGGAGCTCATGGGCCTTTACTTCGTCGTGCGTCACAG AACTGCACTGGCGTTCGACGCGGACTCTCGCCTGCTGAGCGTCGGTCTGGGCTGGTCCTTCGCGCACTCGCTCTTCACTAACCTTCTGCCAGTCATCGCGA GCGCGAGAACCGCGGCGTTCCACTGGAAGTTCTTCTACGGAGCTCTCTCCGCGAACGTCTCGACC GTTTCCCTGATGGCGCTGACGGTGCTGGTGTTTCTTGCCACCCGGAGAAAGCAAGCACAAGCGACCGCCACCACCGCGAGCGCCCTGGCAGCTGTCCTGCTGCTGTTCCCGTTCGTCAGCAG TCGCCTGGTGCTGGGGAACACTCCAGCCACAGGCCCCGCGGGCAGCCCCGCGTGGTGGGCGCTGCTCGTGCTTCAGGCGGCAGTggcggccgctgtcgctttcgccgcgctgcagatgTACCGGCCGCGGGCGAACAAGAGCTCGAGTGGGCcgacggcaggcgcgccgatGTCGTCCCAAAGTCAGGGCAGCGGGTCGTCCATCAAGCAAGAATGA